A single window of Podarcis raffonei isolate rPodRaf1 chromosome 9, rPodRaf1.pri, whole genome shotgun sequence DNA harbors:
- the LOC128421079 gene encoding WD repeat-containing protein on Y chromosome-like — MALGYIAFWNIYGRGRLFAYFSSSRERSTVSDVAVDDKDFLLYAGDQLGFLYIWNIAEYAINGPEAKPPVLLHSWNTHNCSITSISLMNEHQLLLTTSLDYNAKLWSLKGEYIGTFGQREPWNIKEKSSWGLSESNPSSETTSDSFGQESTRTFDTQKKSKMDAEMIWDTCTSKMVTDDELAEELKQRQIDRLHRCVQLGFKSSLFTDNILAHTRLT; from the exons ATGGCTTTAG GTTATATTGCATTCTGGAATATATATGGCCGTGGGAGACTTTTTGCTTATTTCTCTAGT TCAAGAGAGAGATCCACAGTCAGTGACGTGGCAGTTGATGACAAGGACTTCCTCTTGTATGCAGGAGACCAACTGGGCTTTCTCTATATCTGGAACATTGCAGAATATGCCATTAATGGCCCAGAAGCCAAGCCACCAGTTT TACTTCACAGCTGGAACACTCACAACTGCAGCATAACCAG CATCAGCCTTATGAATGAGCACCAGCTTCTCCTCACTACTTCTTTAGACTATAATGCAAAGTTGTGGAGCCTAAAAGGGGAATATATAG gtacatTTGGTCAAAGAGAACCATGGAACATAAAAGAGAAGTCATCTTGGGGACTATCAGAATCCAACCCAAGTTCAGAAACTACCTCTGACTCTTTTGGACAGGAATCTACAAGAACCTTTGACACACAGAAGAAATCCAAGATGGATGCTGAG ATGATTTGGGACACTTGCACTTCAAAGATGGTAACAGATGATGAACTTGCTGAAGAATTGAAGCAAAGGCAGATAGACAGACTACACAGGTGTGTACAACTTGGATTTAAATCCTCTTTATTCACCGACAACATACTGGCCCATACTAGGTTAACTTAA